A single region of the Borrelia hermsii DAH genome encodes:
- the mreC gene encoding rod shape-determining protein MreC: MKFLVNFKNFIKVFSVLIFAVIIMIYDSSDSKKNKRDDFFIFTLNSYIQRNMYEFFNFISSIFKAINEYKDYGETIEAYKKRIQQLEIVIQNVQVLRQENARLKEQLGFYSAHSNDFISAEIIYLNYANVSSLMAINKGYNDGVQKDMIAVAYQDGFSGLVGKVVKVYADTARVLPLTSYENFVSARIQNSKFIGLVEGKGYGEALEMNYVNKLAENALKIGDSVVTAGFSDYPSGIYIGQITNFDVLEYNSLLNIKIEPIIVLDKLEYVFLIKGNQRVEK; the protein is encoded by the coding sequence ATGAAGTTTCTTGTTAATTTCAAGAATTTTATTAAGGTATTTAGTGTATTAATATTTGCTGTTATTATTATGATTTATGATTCGAGTGATTCTAAGAAGAACAAGAGAGATGATTTTTTTATTTTTACTTTAAATTCATATATTCAACGGAATATGTATGAATTTTTTAATTTTATTTCTAGTATTTTTAAAGCGATAAATGAATACAAAGATTATGGTGAGACGATAGAAGCTTATAAGAAAAGAATACAGCAGCTTGAGATAGTGATTCAGAATGTGCAAGTCTTAAGACAAGAAAATGCTAGGCTTAAAGAGCAGCTTGGATTTTATTCAGCACATTCTAATGATTTTATTTCAGCTGAAATAATTTACTTGAATTATGCAAATGTTTCATCTTTAATGGCAATTAATAAAGGCTATAATGATGGTGTTCAAAAAGACATGATAGCTGTTGCTTATCAGGATGGATTTAGTGGTCTTGTTGGCAAAGTTGTTAAAGTTTATGCAGATACTGCAAGAGTTTTACCTTTAACGAGTTATGAAAATTTTGTTTCTGCAAGAATTCAAAATAGCAAATTCATTGGTCTTGTTGAGGGTAAGGGATATGGTGAGGCTCTTGAGATGAATTATGTTAATAAATTGGCTGAGAATGCTTTAAAGATAGGAGATTCTGTTGTTACTGCTGGATTTAGTGATTATCCTAGTGGAATTTATATAGGACAAATTACTAATTTTGATGTTCTTGAATATAATTCTCTTTTAAATATTAAAATAGAACCCATAATAGTTTTGGATAAGTTGGAATATGTTTTTTTGATTAAGGGTAATCAAAGGGTAGAGAAGTGA
- a CDS encoding tetratricopeptide repeat protein — MGINYLKCTFYLIISLSLLFFIFYFLSYFKTFSNSYLKAGPTEVNLLVLWDNKEYKEIIDYAENGLKENKFDFNLNLLLGFSYFYYSLMLNDSYLKNQFLDNAIERLRFLMSINDDVPMSSLYYILGKAYSHKGEYYSDLSVKYLNKALYSSSFDFMSVKDDIYEYLGYSYQLLKDYNSSLKFFEKAYKENKSDLVLWSLAYVNYKTGNIDKSVEYINKFFIPLDEDNESLRDEKSDDNLMQKVYLLYGDIYFERDAYEDAFNCYDKVLKINSLNPNVYVKIGDIYRKRDKDYPKARKYWREALSINPYLEEARERLKISLEDF, encoded by the coding sequence ATGGGAATCAATTATTTAAAATGTACTTTTTATTTGATTATAAGTTTATCACTTTTATTTTTTATTTTTTATTTTTTGTCTTATTTTAAGACCTTTTCCAATTCTTATTTAAAGGCAGGACCTACTGAAGTAAATTTACTTGTGCTTTGGGATAATAAAGAATATAAAGAAATAATAGATTATGCTGAGAATGGTCTTAAAGAAAACAAGTTTGACTTTAATCTAAATTTGCTTCTTGGATTTTCATATTTTTATTATTCCTTAATGTTGAATGATAGTTATTTAAAAAATCAATTTTTAGATAATGCAATAGAAAGATTGCGGTTTTTAATGTCGATTAATGATGATGTTCCTATGAGTTCGCTTTATTATATTTTGGGCAAAGCTTATTCTCATAAGGGCGAGTATTATAGCGATCTTTCTGTTAAATATTTAAATAAAGCTTTATATTCAAGTAGTTTTGACTTTATGAGTGTAAAAGATGATATTTATGAGTATTTAGGATATTCTTATCAGCTTTTAAAAGACTATAATTCTAGCTTAAAGTTTTTTGAAAAAGCTTATAAAGAGAATAAATCTGATCTTGTTCTTTGGAGTTTGGCATATGTTAATTATAAGACGGGAAACATTGATAAGAGCGTTGAATATATAAATAAATTTTTTATACCTTTAGATGAAGATAATGAATCATTAAGAGATGAGAAAAGTGATGATAATTTAATGCAAAAGGTATATTTATTGTACGGAGATATTTATTTTGAGAGGGATGCTTATGAGGATGCTTTTAATTGCTATGATAAAGTCCTTAAAATTAATAGTTTAAATCCTAATGTTTATGTTAAAATAGGAGACATATATAGGAAAAGAGATAAAGATTATCCTAAGGCTAGGAAATATTGGAGAGAAGCATTAAGTATTAATCCTTATTTAGAAGAAGCAAGGGAGAGGCTTAAAATTAGTTTAGAGGATTTTTAG
- the rpoD gene encoding RNA polymerase sigma factor RpoD, protein MNSVENKDLQAFKKKNSKAIKAILSYLGDKKVITFEDLSTFLSGDMLEPENIDYMYGVLENEGISLINEKMESAICSIDEFDEASKLDSQCMILDDSVQSDDELDDKLDEFEDETLDKEDFSSGYIKSGLLKDSNSEDPIRLYLKEIGKEFLLTGNQEVELAKQMDSGESIIENILKNEGLVIENYYNLVNAIYSRVDKEEFFKKEKEREKDNNFDYYNKKKRITSFYKASLKSFQDRLVKYIEKKHRLYELGEDIFEESINNERLHIKEMLKSVPLYQEELRIFSDDYIDSASKIKDLKRQQKSILDRLKIDKVRNLRILGRDLAIPERRERIEQSLNIREDLIKEQITEAQLAQKELERIEMYYEYPMDKIISMSEEILKGKQMMQHAKDQLIKANLRLVVSIAKKYANRGLHFFDLVQEGNIGLIKAVEKFEYKRGFKFSTYATWWIRQAITRSISDQARTIRVPVHMIEQINRLNRETRYLIQVLGKDPTDEELSARLGWDLKKVKTVKNVSREPVSLETPIGEEEDSVLSDFIEDKAIKNPAKHTSFVVLQDQIRSVLGTLPEREQEVVKMRFGLEDGYSLTLEEVGLHFNVTRERIRQIESKALRRLKNPKKTQKLKDYLEDLN, encoded by the coding sequence ATGAATAGTGTAGAGAATAAAGACTTGCAGGCTTTTAAGAAGAAGAATTCAAAAGCAATAAAGGCTATCTTAAGTTATTTGGGAGACAAAAAGGTAATTACTTTTGAGGACTTATCCACCTTTTTATCAGGGGATATGTTGGAACCTGAAAATATTGATTATATGTATGGAGTTCTTGAGAATGAGGGGATAAGTTTAATTAATGAAAAGATGGAGTCAGCTATATGTAGCATTGATGAATTTGATGAAGCAAGTAAACTTGATAGTCAGTGTATGATATTAGATGATTCTGTTCAGAGTGATGATGAGCTTGATGATAAATTAGATGAATTTGAGGATGAGACTTTAGACAAGGAAGATTTTAGTTCAGGGTATATTAAGAGTGGTTTATTAAAAGATAGTAATTCTGAAGATCCGATAAGACTTTACTTGAAGGAAATAGGGAAAGAATTCCTATTAACTGGAAATCAAGAGGTTGAGCTTGCAAAGCAGATGGATTCTGGTGAGAGCATAATTGAGAATATTCTTAAAAATGAAGGACTCGTTATAGAGAATTATTATAATTTAGTTAATGCCATTTATTCAAGAGTAGATAAAGAAGAGTTTTTTAAAAAAGAAAAGGAAAGAGAAAAAGATAATAATTTTGATTATTATAACAAAAAAAAAAGGATCACTTCCTTTTATAAAGCTTCATTAAAATCGTTTCAGGATCGTTTGGTAAAATATATTGAAAAGAAGCATAGATTATATGAGCTTGGAGAAGATATTTTTGAAGAGAGTATTAATAATGAGAGACTTCATATAAAAGAAATGCTTAAGTCTGTTCCTCTATATCAAGAGGAGTTGCGCATTTTTTCAGATGATTATATTGATTCTGCTAGCAAAATAAAGGATTTAAAGAGACAACAAAAGTCCATATTGGATAGATTAAAGATAGATAAAGTACGAAATCTTAGAATTCTTGGGAGAGATTTAGCTATTCCTGAGAGACGGGAGAGGATAGAGCAATCTTTAAATATTCGAGAAGATCTAATTAAAGAGCAAATTACAGAAGCTCAACTTGCTCAAAAGGAGCTTGAGAGAATTGAGATGTATTATGAATATCCAATGGATAAGATAATAAGCATGTCGGAAGAAATCCTTAAGGGCAAGCAGATGATGCAGCATGCAAAAGATCAGTTAATTAAGGCTAATTTAAGACTTGTGGTAAGTATTGCCAAAAAGTATGCTAATAGAGGATTGCATTTTTTTGATCTTGTTCAAGAAGGTAATATTGGTCTAATTAAGGCAGTTGAAAAATTTGAATATAAGCGAGGCTTTAAGTTTTCTACTTATGCTACTTGGTGGATTCGTCAAGCAATAACAAGATCAATCTCAGATCAAGCACGTACCATTCGTGTGCCTGTGCATATGATTGAGCAGATAAATAGACTAAATAGAGAGACAAGATATTTGATTCAAGTGTTAGGTAAAGACCCAACAGATGAGGAGTTATCAGCTAGACTTGGGTGGGATCTTAAAAAGGTAAAAACTGTAAAAAATGTTTCAAGAGAGCCCGTTTCACTTGAAACACCAATTGGAGAAGAGGAAGATTCTGTTCTTAGTGATTTTATTGAGGATAAAGCTATAAAAAATCCAGCAAAGCATACATCTTTTGTGGTTTTACAAGATCAAATAAGATCAGTTCTTGGCACTCTTCCAGAAAGAGAACAAGAAGTTGTTAAGATGAGATTTGGTCTTGAAGATGGATATTCTTTAACCCTTGAAGAGGTTGGACTGCATTTTAATGTTACAAGAGAGAGAATTAGACAGATTGAATCTAAGGCTTTAAGGCGACTTAAAAATCCTAAGAAAACTCAAAAACTTAAAGATTATTTAGAAGATTTAAATTGA
- the dnaG gene encoding DNA primase, protein MEYAKVIDLIKQRVDIVGLIGERVRLVKAGASYKGLCPFHAEKTPSFSITPSQGLFYCFGCRRGGDVIKFLMDIEKLDYNDAVKSLCSRIGIAYDEIKKTTGFKNKTQDKALISKIYDLNARLVKTFLFFLNNNQDNQGVLNYILKERGISKEVINLFNIGYLRCDVPGKLGFYDFLVLKGYSDELLSKSGLFAKQNRRFSILSGRLIFPIRDFKGNVVGFGGRDLGKNNGPKYINSSETEVFKKRELLYGFYEGFSVIRESKSVILTEGYIDVLSFFTAGVKFAVSTLGTSFSREHLALIRRHADKIMLCFDDDAAGLAATFKAYQICLPFNVDVSVIRMKYGADPADVLKNKGASVLKNMINDNCEAFEYLLEKYSAKYDLNKTTDLNGMINLFITLISLSSTNTQRDLLLEKLESRVGIKLETLRKDYYSMRERSAIASYKKNTSSYEINTYERYLLVALLKDFNYFTIIRRNISDSDLYDVDVKRIFVCFEKLFENNKGFSLLNLRELLKNKHSVSEVFFENMLRVEFEVDDEMVKQILFAIKKRKVENRILVFKEMSRDNFSIDAKAQIRELMFLNMQRENLRIYLNE, encoded by the coding sequence ATGGAATATGCTAAGGTTATAGATTTAATTAAACAAAGAGTAGATATTGTAGGTTTAATAGGCGAGCGTGTTAGATTGGTTAAAGCAGGAGCGTCTTATAAGGGGCTTTGTCCTTTTCATGCTGAGAAGACACCTTCTTTTTCTATAACCCCTTCTCAGGGACTTTTTTATTGTTTTGGATGTAGAAGGGGAGGAGATGTCATTAAATTTTTGATGGATATTGAAAAGCTTGATTATAATGATGCTGTTAAGTCTTTGTGCAGTAGGATAGGTATTGCATATGACGAGATTAAGAAAACCACGGGATTTAAGAATAAAACTCAGGATAAGGCATTAATTTCAAAAATATATGATTTGAACGCTAGATTGGTTAAGACTTTTTTATTTTTTTTAAATAATAATCAAGACAATCAAGGGGTTTTGAATTATATTTTGAAAGAGCGGGGGATATCCAAAGAGGTTATTAATTTATTTAATATTGGTTATTTGCGATGCGATGTTCCAGGTAAGTTAGGTTTTTATGATTTTTTAGTTTTAAAAGGATATTCCGATGAGCTTTTGAGTAAGAGTGGTTTGTTTGCAAAACAAAATCGAAGATTTTCAATTTTATCTGGAAGATTGATTTTTCCAATCAGAGATTTTAAAGGAAATGTAGTAGGATTTGGAGGTAGAGATTTAGGTAAAAATAATGGACCTAAATATATTAATTCAAGTGAAACAGAGGTCTTTAAAAAGAGGGAATTGCTTTATGGGTTTTATGAAGGCTTTTCTGTAATTAGGGAAAGTAAATCTGTGATCTTAACAGAAGGGTATATAGATGTTCTTTCCTTTTTTACAGCTGGTGTAAAGTTTGCTGTTTCTACACTTGGTACATCTTTTTCAAGGGAGCATCTTGCTTTAATTAGGAGACATGCAGATAAAATAATGCTGTGCTTTGATGATGATGCTGCTGGGCTTGCAGCTACCTTTAAGGCTTATCAGATTTGTTTACCGTTTAATGTTGATGTGAGTGTGATTAGGATGAAATACGGGGCTGATCCTGCAGATGTTTTAAAAAACAAAGGTGCTTCTGTCTTAAAGAATATGATTAATGATAATTGTGAGGCTTTTGAATATCTTTTGGAAAAATATTCAGCTAAATATGATTTAAATAAAACAACAGATTTAAATGGCATGATTAATTTGTTTATAACTTTGATAAGTTTGTCAAGTACTAATACGCAGCGAGATCTTCTCTTAGAAAAGCTTGAGAGTAGAGTGGGCATTAAGTTAGAAACCTTAAGAAAAGATTACTATAGCATGAGAGAGAGGAGTGCAATTGCGAGTTATAAGAAGAATACATCTTCTTATGAGATAAATACCTATGAGAGATATTTATTAGTTGCCTTATTGAAAGACTTTAATTATTTTACTATAATAAGGCGTAATATTAGTGATAGTGACTTGTATGATGTTGATGTGAAAAGAATTTTTGTGTGCTTTGAGAAGCTATTTGAGAATAATAAAGGTTTTTCATTGCTTAATTTAAGAGAATTATTAAAAAATAAACATAGTGTTAGTGAAGTTTTTTTTGAAAATATGCTACGAGTAGAGTTTGAAGTGGATGATGAGATGGTTAAGCAAATTTTGTTTGCAATTAAGAAAAGAAAAGTGGAGAATCGAATTTTAGTATTTAAAGAAATGAGCAGAGATAATTTTTCAATAGATGCTAAGGCCCAAATAAGAGAATTGATGTTTTTAAATATGCAAAGAGAAAACCTGAGGATATATTTGAATGAATAG
- a CDS encoding rod shape-determining protein gives MNIFKSFLIDIGIDLGTCNTLVYIKDYGVVMSEPSVVAIDVSKSNRVVAVGRNAKKMLWKTPENIKAVRPLRDGVIADIENTEKMIKYFISQIFSKKKLFFKPRMVIGVPTCITEVERRAVKESAMNAGAREVKVIEESLAAAIGSDIPIFEPTGHMVCDIGGGTTEISVISLGGMVVSRAIRTGGDEFDESIIKYMRNAHNIIIGQQTAEKLKIKIGNVYPDTHNLKVETIDIKGTDAVTGLPRKQIIDSMEVRESLQEPISIVVDEVKRTLGATPPELATDIVERGIILTGGGALLKGLNRLLSKETGVPVYVADNPLLSVAVGAGLFYDYANRIDISKNIYSFINE, from the coding sequence TTGAATATTTTTAAATCTTTTTTGATAGATATTGGTATTGATCTTGGCACATGCAACACTTTAGTTTACATCAAAGATTATGGTGTGGTGATGAGTGAGCCTTCAGTAGTTGCTATTGATGTTAGTAAGAGTAATAGGGTGGTAGCTGTTGGGCGAAATGCAAAGAAGATGCTTTGGAAAACACCGGAAAACATTAAGGCAGTAAGACCTCTTCGTGATGGTGTTATTGCTGACATTGAAAATACAGAAAAAATGATTAAATATTTTATAAGTCAGATTTTTTCTAAAAAGAAATTATTTTTTAAACCTAGAATGGTAATAGGGGTACCAACTTGTATTACAGAAGTTGAGAGGAGAGCTGTAAAAGAGAGCGCAATGAATGCTGGTGCTCGTGAAGTTAAGGTTATTGAAGAATCCCTTGCAGCTGCTATTGGCTCTGATATTCCCATTTTTGAACCAACAGGTCATATGGTATGTGATATTGGAGGAGGAACTACTGAAATATCAGTTATTTCTCTTGGTGGTATGGTAGTAAGTAGAGCTATTAGAACGGGTGGAGATGAGTTTGATGAGAGCATCATTAAATATATGAGAAATGCTCATAATATTATTATTGGACAGCAAACAGCAGAAAAATTGAAAATTAAGATCGGTAATGTTTATCCAGATACTCATAATTTGAAGGTAGAGACAATAGATATTAAGGGAACAGATGCTGTTACAGGTCTTCCTAGAAAGCAGATTATTGATTCTATGGAAGTACGAGAGTCTCTGCAAGAACCTATTAGTATTGTTGTTGATGAGGTTAAGCGAACTCTTGGAGCAACTCCTCCAGAGCTTGCAACAGATATTGTTGAGCGTGGCATTATATTAACAGGAGGTGGAGCTCTTCTTAAAGGCCTTAATAGGCTTTTATCAAAAGAGACTGGAGTTCCAGTTTACGTTGCGGATAATCCTCTTTTATCTGTGGCTGTTGGAGCTGGTTTGTTTTATGATTATGCTAATAGAATAGATATTAGTAAAAATATATATAGTTTTATTAATGAGTAA
- a CDS encoding zinc ribbon domain-containing protein: protein MESNIDILKNLECIYKAKFELEERQKNIPKYLQTKKAQIDGLIETLAELQFKFKEYQKEDSSLKLDIQDINVRKSKAEEKIDSIKTQREYEALEKELQTIIDDEVAIRKKMTHITGLKTKVDREIADIKSKLEIEQDIYATESSALENELLEIVKKLDSIRSEEEKYASRMDEDFLFKFQRIIRNKSNGVVPLIENVCKGCHMILPVEFANKVRREPDDIKFCPYCSRILYYQDRFEVGLEMVPGGLADLIE, encoded by the coding sequence ATGGAAAGTAATATCGATATATTGAAGAATCTTGAATGTATATATAAAGCTAAATTTGAGCTTGAGGAAAGGCAAAAAAATATTCCTAAATATTTGCAAACAAAGAAGGCTCAAATTGATGGACTTATTGAGACTCTTGCTGAATTACAGTTCAAGTTTAAAGAGTATCAAAAAGAAGATTCATCTTTAAAATTAGATATTCAAGACATTAATGTGAGGAAGAGTAAGGCAGAAGAGAAAATTGATAGTATTAAAACTCAAAGGGAATATGAGGCTCTTGAGAAGGAATTGCAGACTATTATCGATGATGAGGTTGCTATTAGAAAGAAAATGACGCATATTACTGGACTTAAGACAAAAGTAGATAGGGAAATAGCAGATATTAAGAGTAAGCTTGAGATTGAGCAGGATATTTATGCTACTGAGAGTAGTGCTCTTGAAAATGAGCTTTTAGAAATTGTAAAAAAGCTTGATTCTATACGAAGTGAAGAGGAAAAATATGCTTCTCGAATGGACGAGGATTTTTTGTTTAAATTTCAAAGAATTATTAGAAATAAATCTAATGGGGTTGTACCTTTGATTGAAAATGTTTGCAAGGGTTGTCATATGATACTTCCTGTTGAGTTTGCAAATAAGGTAAGGCGTGAACCGGATGATATTAAATTTTGTCCTTATTGTAGTAGAATACTCTATTATCAAGATAGATTTGAAGTTGGTTTAGAAATGGTTCCTGGTGGTTTGGCAGATCTGATAGAATAA
- the mltG gene encoding endolytic transglycosylase MltG, with amino-acid sequence MAIKKIFIFLFVLFIVFSVLVFFLYFLNSSPLKSDLVYEFEVQKGWGVKKIALELNKKGLIRSHKLLIAISYLFGSDKSFREGKYLINGNCSTFDVYREFLKGRPILPINITIPEGYTGRRIALKLNESGIISDVQSFVDLINDVKFIGELGLSYDSLEGFLFPDTYKFYKGMDMKEIIRIFVGNFFSKLGFIGIDHKSYSSEELYNKVIIASIVEREYRVKSEAPIMASVFYNRIKSNMALQSCATIEYIITEELRKPHPSRIYFSDLEINSAYNTYINKGYPPGPISNAGIVSLKAAFFPNNTNYLFFVIKDPKIGIHKFSSAYNDHLLAANSYIRNFITKD; translated from the coding sequence ATGGCAATAAAAAAAATTTTTATTTTCCTTTTTGTGTTATTTATTGTTTTCTCTGTTTTAGTATTTTTTTTGTATTTTTTAAATTCTTCTCCTTTAAAGTCTGACTTGGTATATGAGTTTGAAGTTCAAAAGGGATGGGGGGTTAAAAAAATTGCTTTGGAACTTAATAAGAAAGGACTCATTAGATCCCACAAGTTATTGATAGCTATTTCTTATCTTTTTGGTAGTGATAAAAGTTTTAGGGAAGGCAAATATTTAATCAATGGTAATTGTTCAACTTTTGATGTGTATAGAGAATTTTTGAAGGGTAGACCTATACTTCCTATTAATATTACCATACCCGAAGGGTATACTGGCCGAAGAATAGCTTTAAAGCTTAATGAATCAGGAATTATTAGTGATGTGCAGAGTTTTGTTGATTTGATAAATGACGTCAAATTTATTGGTGAACTTGGACTTAGTTATGATTCTCTTGAAGGATTTTTATTCCCAGATACTTATAAATTTTATAAGGGTATGGATATGAAGGAAATAATTCGAATTTTTGTTGGTAATTTTTTTAGCAAACTTGGTTTTATTGGCATAGATCATAAATCTTATTCTAGTGAAGAACTTTATAATAAAGTGATCATTGCTTCTATTGTTGAACGTGAATATCGAGTTAAGAGCGAGGCACCAATAATGGCATCTGTTTTTTATAATAGGATAAAGTCTAATATGGCATTACAATCTTGCGCTACAATTGAGTATATTATTACTGAAGAACTAAGGAAGCCACATCCTTCAAGAATTTATTTTTCAGATTTAGAGATTAATTCTGCATATAATACTTATATTAATAAAGGTTATCCTCCAGGTCCAATTTCTAACGCTGGGATTGTATCTTTAAAGGCGGCCTTTTTTCCAAATAACACAAATTATTTGTTTTTTGTTATAAAAGATCCTAAGATTGGTATTCATAAATTTTCTTCAGCTTATAATGACCATCTCTTAGCTGCAAATAGTTATATTCGTAATTTTATTACTAAGGATTAA